The following coding sequences lie in one Rutidosis leptorrhynchoides isolate AG116_Rl617_1_P2 chromosome 4, CSIRO_AGI_Rlap_v1, whole genome shotgun sequence genomic window:
- the LOC139842985 gene encoding gamma conglutin 1-like, whose amino-acid sequence MAFQQQLVVFIMAFFMYLSTYEHEAIAQWLPSYNSVVTQVTKHTDSTKPLYSINIMTKYVWDDTRHTNFLIDIDAPFIWYDCIPKWDMYQNGCDTNTNCAPPVSCGESQCTDIQTSSSYKQYSSSCPPATNSSTTLPGWDGCTCPVSIVNPIKGSCSEAVLTYGDLMIESPFFVSLHPNALCAPSSSFDSFPKNVSGVVALSTSSYALPSLSVTSGLFRRSFSLCLPSSVSNTGVFFLGTSSYYFFPNSKLDVRSYLSYTPLLNHPDSFGYFIGVKSIVIKKRAINVPANTTTKLSTLEPYTTFRTDIYNQVVRRFLKVTRELTMAKPIAPFDFCYEASANGTTKVGLKVPNIDFSLEDGKNWTVHTANSMKQVTKDVACLAFVDGGATSEHGIVIGTHQMEDNFLTFDLVNSTLGFSSSLLTKGTSCSSFKSIGN is encoded by the coding sequence ATGGCATTCCAACAACAATTAGTTGTTTTCATTATGGCCTTCTTCATGTATCTCTCTACTTATGAACATGAAGCCATTGCTCAATGGTTACCATCATACAATTCTGTAGTCACTCAAGTTACCAAACATACAGATTCCACTAAACCTCTCTATAGCATTAACATTATGACTAAATACGTATGGGATGATACTAGACACACAAACTTCCTCATAGACATCGACGCTCCATTCATATGGTACGATTGCATCCCTAAGTGGGACATGTATCAAAACGGTTGCGACACCAACACGAACTGTGCGCCACCTGTTTCTTGTGGTGAATCTCAATGCACAGACATTCAAACCTCTTCTTCTTATAAACAATATTCTTCTTCATGTCCTCCTGCTACCAACAGTTCGACAACATTACCTGGTTGGGACGGTTGCACATGCCCCGTGAGTATAGTAAACCCCATTAAAGGGTCGTGCAGTGAAGCAGTGCTAACTTACGGTGATTTAATGATTGAATCTCCTTTTTTCGTTAGTTTACACCCTAACGCCCTATGTGCTCCGTCTTCTTCATTTGACTCGTTTCCCAAAAATGTTAGCGGTGTAGTGGCTTTATCCACCTCATCATACGCATTACCATCACTATCGGTAACTTCGGGATTATTTCGAAGATCCTTTTCTCTATGTTTGCCTAGTTCAGTGTCTAACACTGGTGTGTTCTTCCTTGGAACTAGTTCATATTATTTTTTTCCAAATTCAAAACTCGACGTAAGAAGTTATCTTTCTTATACTCCGTTACTAAACCATCCAGATTCTTTTGGATACTTTATCGGTGTCAAAAGCATTGTAATAAAGAAGAGAGCTATTAATGTTCCAGCGAATACCACTACAAAGCTGAGTACGCTTGAGCCTTACACCACTTTCAGAACCGACATTTACAATCAAGTGGTTCGAAGGTTCTTAAAGGTTACAAGAGAACTCACTATGGCAAAGCCAATCGCACCATTCGACTTTTGTTACGAAGCATCAGCCAATGGTACTACTAAAGTTGGTTTAAAAGTTCCAAATATTGATTTTAGTCTTGAAGATGGGAAGAATTGGACTGTACACACTGCTAACTCCATGAAGCAAGTGACAAAAGATGTAGCGTGTCTAGCGTTTGTAGATGGTGGTGCGACAAGTGAACATGGAATTGTAATCGGAACACATCAGATGGAAGATAACTTCTTGACGTTCGATTTAGTGAATTCGACTTTGGGATTCAGTTCTTCCTTATTGACTAAAGGAACTTCTTGTTCAAGCTTTAAGTCTATCGGCAACTGA